One segment of Pyrococcus sp. ST04 DNA contains the following:
- a CDS encoding DUF3783 domain-containing protein yields the protein MKVYVIGFNKEEVEELKRKIGEVICIPEYCRDWVLASIISQEKLEGRCNWHLRKFVIIHGGSKDDIEKIIRIVKSKFKDVIFATTSPTTLTWRLEDLLKELIREHEYLKIFKFKLHH from the coding sequence ATGAAGGTTTACGTGATAGGCTTTAATAAGGAAGAAGTTGAAGAACTAAAAAGAAAGATAGGGGAAGTAATTTGTATCCCTGAGTACTGCAGAGATTGGGTACTGGCCTCAATAATTTCCCAGGAGAAACTTGAAGGACGATGTAACTGGCATCTCAGAAAATTCGTAATAATCCATGGAGGATCAAAGGATGATATAGAGAAGATAATAAGGATAGTCAAATCAAAATTTAAGGACGTTATATTTGCTACAACCTCTCCCACTACCTTAACTTGGCGGCTTGAAGACCTCCTCAAAGAGCTCATAAGGGAACATGAATATCTCAAGATCTTTAAATTCAAGCTTCACCACTGA